tcttggtgTCAGGACTAAATCTGGTATATCTGATTCTGTTTCTGATAAAAGATCGAGAAGATTCACAGTTTCCTTGTTTCCTTGCATAGTTTTTTCCttgttatttaaaatcttcattattgaattttatattaaattaatagaatgCATCTTTACACAATGGCATTATTctgatgatatattttaaaattaattttaacaatgttaggaattattgttatatcgcttatatcaatatatagcTACCTTTATTGGATGTCCTTTGGaagcaattaatatatttatatctactaTTAGTAAAATGTAAATGGAATTAAATTAAGACAAGATTTATATACTTTGGCACATAACCTACTTTGACACATCTTTCTGTGTTAGTCAttcataatttgtatatacattacCATCTATTGctgaaaagaaacattaaattattttaaactcTGACGAACACGCCAACATCGGTAAAGTAGAGGCAACATCATACAGGAAATGACGACTAGCGAAAGAACAGCACTCGAGCGCTTCTACTGGACAATGTTCTAATCTATTTTCCTAATCCTTTCTTCCTGCTTAAACTAATATCTGTTTTGTCTTATGATATCTgtatttctttgttatatttttcttatccatgtatatatctatatagatatatatctttattatatcatcgTTACAAATGAACTATTAAAACaattagttttatataaaattccatAATTCCATTCATATGCCATCTAGCGGACGTTTCATGGcaggaaacaaataaaatgatattaatttatattttattaaactaaatgtttgtatttacattcaaaattatataattactatgATATTTCATGTTACAGATTCGTAAAAAGTTCTTGcagaatagaatattattaaagcattttaacaaatttattcgttcagGTAAAGAAATTTGAAGTCTAACAAAACCATATTAAATCTTGTTACATAGTcacattgattttataaacttaatattacctatttatttattacctattattaaaacaacattattatataacagcTTCcctgtttaattttattgataagaCATTGAGAAGATATTCTTATTCCTGAaggtagaaatttttattcatcgtaCATTCAATAAACATtcaatatacatagatagtcAGAAAACTCTATATTGTATCACatgatatttacttatattgtatttaataatattatcatacatTGATTTACATTATAAAACACATTGttaattttccattttatataacaGATTACCAAAAAGTTTGTCCATGATAATGTATTGTCACAGTTAAAATCTGCtctcaagataaaaaaaaaataaaaatttatagataataatactaCCATCAATACTATGCATTATCAACaatgttttaaaattttatgaattttaaattttgtttttctaaataatgtttttatgtCATAGATCTCCTGTATGATTTCattaatgaaacaaataaaaagggCTATCTAATGAAAACAGCATTGAATCTGACAGTGTTTACAGGTTTTGTGAGTGCAATTTTCTTGGATGATTGCTAAAGcacaataaaaatgaattcaaGCTTGCTTCAATTTttgtgcacatatatatacatatattcttctttcattttctagcttttttaatctcttttttatttttatatttttttctagctctttattatgttaatttaattatttatttttaactagtttttatttataattatgtagTTCCTTCTAATTTAAGTTCAATGGACTTATGTCTATTTTCCCCACATCTGTTCTTCAACAACTTGTTTCTTttacatgtataatatttcaaattgacTGACATCAAAGCCAAACCAATTTATCCATCTAGAACCAGTTAAAACAGTAATAGGATCTTTCTCTCAACCTGTAAGATCTTTAGActgaaatgatattttaaaaattcatgaaaagtTCTTtgtgattataaattttataattattatcagagTTGCATTAACTTGTAAACAAGTatcaatgattaataaaaagagtattataattaattatttaaaaattgatcagAGTTGCATCAAGATTagattcatttatattcaacaagaatatcatttatataatttctaaataaaaatattgagtATATGGGTATTCACAAAATTCTTTGGACTCtcagaaataatatatgaatgatataagaaaaaagggtaataaaaaaagtacataaataattgaataattacattgtgaactttttctttatttatttatgtaattaatatattcattactaTTTCAAGTTTCGCGCTGAAACGATGGTCCATCTCGTGCCATCTGATGTGATAACTAGTACTATTGTATCTTCAATAATAAGATCAGTGCACTGTACCCAGTGAGTGAAATAATGTTAGCGTACTGTACCAGTCGAACGATCTCCTTTATTTTCCTCTATTGCCTGGAGGAAGGTATGCATGCGTCCACTTGAGAGTAAAATTATCTCTAGTTGCTCTCGAGagtatttcttattattggACGTTACGTTTGAGAGTTACTATCCGAGAGCAAACTCAGCGTTTCTCAACTTTTGTTATCGTGCGACTCgacacattttttaataacaataccAAGACTTATAAatgtttgtaatataaatttttaagaatacgATAAATTCAGATGaccgtatattttttttaaagatacagCTGTTACTTTCGGAATATTTAGAAATCAGCTATTTACTCGCGATAATAtcctaaaaaaattaaaaaagattttttatataaatcagcTTGCTTCGACGCAAGGTAACAATTATCATTTACGCGACTGATTAAAAATCTAACGCGTTCCGTAGGTTGAGAAACACTGGTTTAATATTCTGAGAGCTATTGCGTTGTAAAGAACTCTCTCGGAAATACGAATCAGTTTCGTATTCTGAGAGTAGCTATCGCGAGAGTAACAACGAAACAATGACTGCAAGAAAAGAATGGAGGAAAGATGAgacatttaaattaataactatGTACGAGGTAAATACAATATTGTGGAACACGAAGGATTtggattataaaaacaaagaaaaaaaaaacaagaccCTACGGCAAATCAGCACACATTTTCAATGTTCAGTAGAAGAGGTACAACGAAAAATTCACAATTTACGGAATCAGGTAAGGTATAATATAAAGTCTgcatgaaattaaataaatatattatttaattattcaaattacaGATGTcacaagaattaaaaaaaactaGTAAGAAGAAAAGCGGGAATGGGATCGATAAGATGAATGGTTCGAACTGGCCGTATTTTgcttctttaaaatttttaattccaatattttcgaaagatgCGACTCAGGCGACATGTACACAGTCATCAATGACTAtagtaagtaatatatatatatatatatatatatatatatatataatattatgtcacttattttgtacaaatactaattatatatatctatataatcatgaaatatgaataatgaatgaaaaactTTTTGAATTCATCTCGTAcatttttttgagaaatttttacaatttttacaatttgataTCCCGcgattcaatgaaaaaaaaaaaaaaaaaaatgcattttcAAAAACATTTTCGATTCGCCAACTATCTCATGTTAATTCATAGCATTCGCTTTAAGTATCAATTAGTTCTgcatttaaataatgtttacgtgataaaaaattctataactTACAAATCTCtagaaaaacattaattacTACTATGCCTGCGAGgtttattgattttcttaaaa
The DNA window shown above is from Vespula pensylvanica isolate Volc-1 chromosome 18, ASM1446617v1, whole genome shotgun sequence and carries:
- the LOC122635603 gene encoding uncharacterized protein LOC122635603, yielding MELLRCKELSRKYESVSYSESSYRESNNETMTARKEWRKDETFKLITMYEVNTILWNTKDLDYKNKEKKNKTLRQISTHFQCSVEEVQRKIHNLRNQMSQELKKTSKKKSGNGIDKMNGSNWPYFASLKFLIPIFSKDATQATCTQSSMTIEEKTTREEEDTSADNEKNEDRIKEPTQLPRKRKREDDFDEKLYSSVLKFFLKEPDDFDKFGQYVALELKSLKSDFNKAKLKSEIRKVIVRIADEDMYNNVSSTSSASTPMASPTVRSETVLNQSILP